In Meiothermus ruber DSM 1279, the following proteins share a genomic window:
- a CDS encoding cupredoxin domain-containing protein: MRWLGVFVLLIGLVSCQPAAPKACVVIRAVSVEAGFKVGNTDSPDVTIQRGDCIEFVNADPSSSHTVQTKPFSNPPEEIPATNLPYEPNRFKKVFNIAGEYEYICSLSTNNVAHARTMYGKITVR; the protein is encoded by the coding sequence GTGCGGTGGTTAGGAGTGTTTGTGCTGCTGATTGGGCTGGTCTCCTGCCAGCCTGCTGCGCCGAAGGCCTGCGTTGTGATTCGGGCGGTGAGCGTGGAGGCGGGCTTTAAGGTGGGCAATACCGATAGCCCGGATGTAACCATCCAAAGGGGCGACTGCATCGAGTTTGTGAACGCTGATCCCAGTTCGTCCCATACGGTGCAGACGAAGCCTTTTTCCAATCCACCAGAGGAAATCCCCGCAACCAACTTACCCTACGAGCCCAATAGATTCAAAAAAGTGTTCAACATCGCGGGCGAGTACGAGTACATCTGCTCGTTGAGCACAAACAACGTGGCGCACGCCCGAACCATGTACGGCAAGATCACCGTTCGATAG
- a CDS encoding thrombospondin type 3 repeat-containing protein: MRKISFWVLMLVVVAMPLVQARGPYRLQAIAQFNLVADNGEVRTVTCQYCHVSPNGGAPWNAFGNQVRANFKGSIGEALYEALKAMKDSDGDGYADVLEVFAGTLPGDASSKPLVTAQFLMQNLEKAGGVDIYKPK; the protein is encoded by the coding sequence GTGCGAAAAATCAGTTTTTGGGTTTTGATGTTGGTCGTGGTTGCGATGCCGCTGGTGCAGGCTCGAGGCCCCTATCGCTTGCAGGCCATTGCGCAGTTTAACCTCGTGGCCGACAATGGCGAGGTGCGTACGGTAACCTGCCAGTACTGCCATGTGAGCCCCAACGGGGGCGCACCCTGGAATGCCTTTGGCAATCAAGTGCGGGCAAACTTCAAAGGTAGCATTGGCGAGGCCCTATACGAGGCGCTCAAGGCTATGAAAGACTCGGACGGGGATGGCTATGCCGATGTGCTCGAGGTGTTTGCCGGCACCCTGCCGGGCGATGCCAGCAGCAAACCCCTGGTAACCGCGCAGTTCCTCATGCAGAACCTGGAAAAAGCGGGTGGGGTGGATATCTATAAACCCAAATAA
- a CDS encoding SDR family oxidoreductase, whose product MSGLRGKVALVTGASSGIGLEVAKQLVANGVGVGLFARSQARLARLAAELGNSLALPGDVTRYEDLERAVQQLEAHFGGLDFLINNAGIGIFKPVHELTPEEWQQVLQTNLTGSFYATKAAVPAMQRRGGGYIINIGSLAGKNAFANGAAYNASKFGLLGFSEAAMLDLRYHGIRVSSILPGSVDTPFAGNSTGAPWKIQPQDIAQAVLYLLQSDPRIIPSQLDLRPSQPPKK is encoded by the coding sequence ATGAGTGGTTTGCGTGGGAAAGTGGCCCTGGTTACCGGGGCTTCCTCTGGAATTGGCCTCGAGGTCGCTAAGCAACTGGTGGCTAACGGTGTGGGGGTTGGTTTGTTTGCCCGAAGCCAGGCCAGGCTGGCCCGCCTGGCGGCGGAACTGGGTAACAGCCTGGCCCTGCCGGGCGACGTGACCCGCTACGAAGACCTGGAGCGGGCTGTGCAGCAGCTCGAGGCCCATTTTGGCGGCCTGGACTTTCTGATCAACAATGCTGGAATAGGTATTTTCAAACCCGTGCACGAACTGACCCCAGAGGAGTGGCAGCAGGTGCTGCAAACCAACCTCACCGGCTCCTTCTATGCCACCAAAGCCGCCGTACCGGCCATGCAGCGCCGCGGCGGGGGGTACATCATCAACATAGGTTCGCTGGCTGGGAAAAACGCCTTTGCCAACGGAGCCGCTTACAACGCCAGCAAGTTTGGCCTGCTGGGCTTTTCCGAAGCGGCTATGCTGGATTTGCGCTACCACGGCATTCGGGTGAGCAGCATCCTGCCCGGTTCGGTGGACACGCCCTTTGCGGGCAACAGCACCGGGGCCCCCTGGAAGATTCAGCCGCAGGATATTGCGCAGGCCGTGCTGTACCTGCTGCAAAGCGATCCCCGCATCATCCCCAGCCAGCTGGATCTGCGGCCCAGCCAGCCACCCAAAAAATAA
- a CDS encoding maltose ABC transporter substrate-binding protein, whose protein sequence is MKRGFWIGAVAALSLLGSAMAQGKLTVWTHYGGPELAWLKQTAASFAKSSGTQVEVVEVPFSDIQNKFILGAPQGQAADLVVSIPHDWVGAMAAAGVLEPMGKYATRSYIQSLSDVAVDALTYRNQLFALPMFAEAVALIYNKKLVKEAPKTWDEFLKIAQDNTKGNSFGFLYDLANPYFNYGWFTAYGASVFGRTAQGVDASQTRLGGDAGNRAVSFIKDLRYRYRLVPEGVDYGVADSAFKEGALAMILNGPWAVGEYKKANIDFGIAPMPNPPGGGQWRPFVGVQGVAMNAYSRNKTAAANFAKLLVSTQNQVAFNKAGGRLPVSKQAVQQLRNDPVVAGFSAVIALGTPMPNIPEMGKVWGPWGNALSQAVQKSDTNVAQIVTAMVAEINRGLSGR, encoded by the coding sequence ATGAAGAGAGGTTTTTGGATTGGGGCTGTGGCGGCCTTGAGCCTGCTAGGCTCCGCTATGGCGCAAGGTAAGCTGACGGTCTGGACTCATTACGGCGGCCCTGAGCTGGCCTGGCTCAAGCAGACCGCGGCCAGCTTTGCCAAAAGCAGCGGTACCCAGGTTGAGGTGGTGGAGGTACCTTTTAGCGATATCCAGAATAAGTTCATCCTGGGGGCGCCCCAGGGTCAGGCGGCCGACCTGGTGGTGAGCATCCCCCACGACTGGGTGGGGGCGATGGCGGCTGCGGGGGTGCTCGAGCCTATGGGCAAGTACGCTACCCGTAGCTACATTCAAAGCCTCTCGGATGTGGCGGTGGATGCCCTCACCTACCGCAACCAGCTTTTCGCGCTGCCCATGTTCGCCGAGGCCGTGGCCCTCATCTACAACAAAAAGCTGGTCAAGGAAGCCCCCAAGACCTGGGACGAGTTCCTGAAAATTGCCCAGGACAACACCAAGGGCAACTCCTTTGGCTTCCTCTACGACCTGGCCAACCCCTACTTCAACTACGGCTGGTTCACGGCCTATGGGGCCAGCGTGTTTGGCCGCACAGCCCAGGGCGTGGATGCCAGCCAGACCCGTCTGGGCGGGGATGCGGGCAACCGCGCGGTGAGCTTTATCAAAGACCTGCGCTACCGCTACCGGCTGGTTCCCGAGGGGGTGGATTACGGCGTGGCCGATAGCGCCTTCAAGGAAGGGGCGCTGGCCATGATTCTCAACGGCCCCTGGGCGGTTGGCGAGTATAAAAAAGCCAACATCGACTTTGGCATCGCCCCCATGCCCAACCCCCCCGGCGGTGGGCAGTGGCGCCCGTTTGTGGGGGTGCAGGGCGTGGCCATGAACGCCTACTCGCGCAACAAGACCGCGGCGGCTAACTTTGCCAAGCTGCTGGTGAGTACCCAGAACCAGGTGGCCTTTAACAAGGCCGGTGGCCGCCTGCCGGTTTCCAAGCAGGCCGTGCAGCAACTGCGCAACGACCCGGTGGTGGCCGGTTTCTCGGCGGTGATCGCCCTTGGCACCCCCATGCCCAACATCCCCGAGATGGGTAAGGTCTGGGGGCCCTGGGGCAACGCGCTTTCCCAGGCGGTGCAGAAGTCGGACACCAACGTGGCCCAGATTGTGACCGCTATGGTGGCTGAGATTAACCGCGGTCTTTCCGGCCGATAA
- a CDS encoding S1C family serine protease, with protein MRRFGLLALILGAVGWLAAVIQAQPLQAPRALTSEVRAALERVYTQALPAAVRIETVPEGTGSGFFISADGLVMTAYHVIEDTRSFRVINSKNQSFAAELVGYDEFRDIAILRARVEEPVQFLPLETTLGPRVGEPLLAIGNSRGQFIAPRYGLVNTVERDIFPFFNSIAISTTIPLAPGDSGGPVLNLAGRVVAVVVAIGQPNGVFESYLSPLQGLDEVIAQLRAGRRRDVPYIGVQLFQIDDETAATLRIPREGVLIQGLLRGGAAEQAGLRGFAIRRENGREVYEFDVILEADGRPFNNVTELQRYIRSKEVGDTVVLTVRRGQQILKVELRLTPNPTRRG; from the coding sequence ATGCGGCGTTTTGGGTTGCTTGCTCTGATCCTCGGCGCGGTGGGCTGGCTGGCGGCTGTGATTCAAGCCCAGCCGCTGCAAGCGCCCCGCGCCCTCACCTCTGAGGTGCGCGCGGCCCTCGAGCGGGTCTATACCCAGGCCCTTCCGGCGGCGGTGCGCATCGAAACCGTGCCTGAGGGCACGGGCTCCGGCTTTTTCATCAGCGCCGATGGCCTGGTGATGACCGCCTACCACGTCATCGAGGATACCCGCAGCTTCCGGGTGATCAACTCCAAGAACCAATCGTTCGCCGCCGAACTGGTGGGCTACGACGAGTTTCGTGATATCGCCATTTTGCGCGCCAGGGTAGAGGAGCCGGTGCAGTTTTTGCCCCTCGAGACCACCCTCGGCCCACGGGTGGGCGAGCCCTTGCTGGCTATTGGGAACTCGAGGGGCCAGTTTATCGCGCCCCGATACGGGCTGGTTAATACCGTCGAGCGCGATATTTTCCCCTTTTTCAACTCCATTGCCATCTCCACCACCATCCCTTTAGCCCCCGGCGACTCGGGCGGCCCGGTGCTGAACCTGGCGGGGCGGGTGGTGGCGGTGGTGGTGGCGATTGGACAGCCCAATGGGGTATTCGAAAGCTACCTTTCCCCGTTGCAAGGCTTGGATGAGGTGATTGCGCAACTGCGGGCCGGCCGCAGGCGCGATGTGCCCTACATTGGCGTGCAGCTTTTCCAGATTGACGATGAAACCGCAGCCACCCTGCGCATCCCCAGGGAAGGGGTTTTGATCCAGGGCCTGCTGCGCGGTGGAGCCGCCGAGCAGGCGGGTTTGCGCGGCTTTGCTATTCGGCGTGAGAACGGTCGAGAGGTCTACGAGTTTGACGTGATCCTCGAGGCCGATGGCCGCCCCTTCAACAACGTCACCGAGTTGCAGCGCTACATTCGCAGCAAAGAGGTGGGGGACACCGTTGTCCTTACGGTGCGGCGGGGGCAGCAGATACTAAAAGTTGAGCTGCGGCTAACCCCAAACCCCACACGGCGCGGTTAG
- a CDS encoding aminotransferase class III-fold pyridoxal phosphate-dependent enzyme: MERSSKEVIQENRDYTLFSWSVQSAANPIHMTRSKGVWFWDGEGNKWLDFSSQLININVGHQHPRVLEAIKKQVDELCFAGPSFATEPRGQLGKKLAEVTGLAKSFFCLGGAEANENAMKIARLYTGRDKIITRYRSYHGATMGAMTASGDPRRWPVEPGVPGIVRVFDPYCYRCPFGKTPDSCQRECVSHIEEVIQLEGPHTIAAIMVEGITGSNGLLVPPDDYYPKLRALCDKYGILLITDEVMSGFGRTGKWLSTQHYGIKPDIVTCAKGLTSGYMPLGAVIVSKPIADFFEDHMLWGGLTYSGHPVSCAAAVANLAVYEEENLFENTLEQGRYLGERLEAMRKKYACVGDVRYIGLFSVLELVRDKTTKEPLAPFNGTSPEMQKLAGYLKSRHIYAFSRFNMLWVCPPLVINREELKYGLDVIEEGLALVDEALGVVGAAAD; encoded by the coding sequence ATGGAACGCTCGTCCAAGGAAGTTATCCAGGAAAACCGCGACTACACCTTGTTTTCGTGGTCGGTGCAAAGCGCCGCCAATCCCATCCATATGACCCGCTCCAAGGGTGTGTGGTTCTGGGATGGTGAGGGCAACAAGTGGCTGGACTTCAGCAGCCAGCTCATCAACATCAACGTGGGCCACCAGCACCCCAGGGTGCTCGAGGCCATCAAGAAACAGGTTGACGAGCTGTGCTTCGCCGGCCCCAGCTTTGCCACCGAGCCTCGAGGCCAACTGGGCAAAAAGCTGGCCGAGGTGACCGGGCTGGCCAAGTCGTTTTTCTGCCTGGGCGGGGCCGAGGCCAACGAGAACGCCATGAAGATAGCCCGCCTGTATACGGGCCGGGACAAGATCATCACCCGTTACCGCTCCTACCACGGGGCCACCATGGGGGCCATGACCGCCTCGGGCGACCCCCGGCGCTGGCCGGTGGAGCCGGGTGTGCCGGGCATTGTGCGGGTTTTTGATCCCTACTGCTACCGCTGTCCTTTTGGCAAAACCCCGGATAGCTGCCAGCGGGAGTGCGTGAGCCACATCGAGGAGGTTATCCAGCTCGAGGGCCCCCACACCATCGCGGCCATTATGGTAGAGGGGATTACCGGCTCCAATGGGCTTTTGGTACCGCCCGACGACTACTACCCCAAGCTGCGGGCTTTGTGCGACAAGTACGGCATCCTGCTTATTACCGACGAGGTGATGAGCGGCTTTGGTCGCACCGGCAAGTGGCTCTCCACCCAGCACTACGGTATCAAGCCCGACATCGTGACCTGCGCCAAGGGCCTTACCAGCGGCTATATGCCCTTGGGGGCGGTGATTGTTTCCAAGCCCATCGCCGACTTCTTCGAAGACCACATGCTCTGGGGCGGGCTGACCTACTCCGGTCACCCGGTCTCGTGTGCAGCAGCGGTAGCCAACCTGGCGGTGTACGAAGAGGAGAACCTGTTTGAAAACACCCTCGAGCAGGGCCGCTACCTGGGGGAGCGCCTCGAGGCCATGCGCAAGAAATACGCCTGTGTGGGGGATGTGCGCTATATCGGGTTGTTCAGCGTGCTCGAGCTGGTCAGGGACAAAACCACCAAAGAGCCCCTGGCGCCCTTCAACGGCACCTCGCCCGAGATGCAAAAACTGGCGGGCTACCTCAAGTCCAGGCACATCTACGCCTTTAGCCGCTTCAACATGCTGTGGGTCTGCCCACCCCTGGTGATCAACCGCGAGGAACTGAAATACGGCCTGGATGTGATTGAAGAGGGGCTGGCCCTGGTAGACGAAGCCCTGGGCGTGGTCGGGGCCGCTGCCGACTAA